From a region of the Acinetobacter larvae genome:
- a CDS encoding cysteine desulfurase family protein, translating into MNQPIYLDYAATTPILTEVSTEMIRCLHIDGDFANPASRSHQYGLVAEQRVEQARADVAALVHAQPAEIIWTSGATEATNLALKGILDAYKNQHKHIITSQIEHKSVLDTCALLERQGFAVTYLAPAANTGLIDVQQVAAAIQPNTVLISLMMVNNELGTVTDIQAIGALAKQHDILLHVDAAQAVGKRWVDVEAMQIDLMSLSAHKIYGPKGIGALYVRQAVQARLQAQVHGGGHERGLRSGTLATHQIVGMGSAYRLAAGRIEAEQQRLAQIRRYLIQELQALTPVLLNGAAEPYQVANYLNMSFYGPHAAWWVEQIKNLAAVSSSSACNSKQMTPSYVLLALGRSTELAKQSIRFSFGHYSRLEDIQALLQHLKQQWHAYRPLSFSA; encoded by the coding sequence ATGAACCAACCTATTTATCTCGATTATGCAGCAACAACGCCAATATTAACGGAAGTCTCTACAGAAATGATTCGATGTTTACACATCGATGGAGATTTTGCCAATCCAGCTTCGCGTTCACACCAATATGGTTTAGTTGCAGAACAACGCGTAGAACAGGCCAGAGCCGATGTCGCCGCTTTAGTACATGCTCAGCCCGCAGAAATTATTTGGACTTCAGGTGCTACAGAAGCTACGAATTTAGCTTTAAAAGGCATTTTAGATGCATATAAAAATCAACATAAACATATTATTACCAGTCAGATAGAGCATAAGTCGGTACTCGATACCTGCGCATTACTCGAAAGACAAGGCTTTGCCGTAACCTATTTAGCCCCAGCAGCCAATACCGGTCTAATTGATGTGCAGCAAGTGGCTGCGGCAATACAGCCGAATACCGTGTTGATTTCTTTAATGATGGTCAATAATGAGCTTGGTACCGTGACCGATATCCAAGCCATTGGTGCCTTGGCCAAGCAACACGATATTCTCTTGCATGTCGATGCTGCACAGGCAGTAGGTAAACGTTGGGTCGACGTAGAAGCGATGCAGATTGATTTAATGAGCTTATCGGCACATAAAATCTATGGGCCCAAAGGCATTGGTGCTTTGTATGTGCGACAGGCTGTGCAAGCACGCTTACAGGCTCAAGTCCATGGCGGTGGGCATGAGCGTGGTTTGCGCTCAGGTACATTGGCGACCCATCAAATTGTGGGGATGGGAAGTGCCTATCGTCTTGCTGCTGGACGTATTGAAGCAGAGCAACAACGTCTCGCTCAGATTCGCCGTTATCTTATACAAGAATTACAAGCATTAACACCAGTATTGCTGAATGGTGCTGCTGAGCCATATCAGGTTGCCAATTATCTCAATATGAGTTTTTATGGACCGCATGCGGCATGGTGGGTTGAGCAAATTAAGAATTTAGCAGCAGTTTCAAGCAGTTCAGCTTGCAATTCAAAGCAAATGACGCCTTCTTATGTGCTATTGGCCTTAGGGCGTTCTACGGAGTTGGCAAAGCAATCGATTCGTTTTAGTTTTGGGCATTATAGCCGTCTAGAAGATATCCAAGCCTTGCTCCAGCACTTAAAACAGCAATGGCACGCTTATCGCCCCCTTTCATTTTCAGCGTAG
- a CDS encoding cold-shock protein yields MSDTVKGTVKWFNETKGFGFIQQESGPDVFAHFSEIKGSGFKTLAEGQAVEFSVSQGPKGPNAVNIIPL; encoded by the coding sequence ATGTCTGATACAGTTAAAGGCACCGTAAAATGGTTTAACGAAACCAAAGGTTTTGGTTTTATTCAACAAGAATCTGGTCCAGATGTATTCGCTCACTTCAGCGAAATCAAAGGTTCTGGTTTCAAAACTTTGGCTGAAGGCCAAGCTGTTGAATTCAGCGTAAGTCAAGGCCCTAAAGGTCCAAATGCTGTGAACATCATTCCTCTCTAA